The genome window ACTTCGAGGAGAAGTACATCGACTGCGTCGACAAGAACTACGTGATCTCCTCGATCCGCCACCGGCTCCTCAAAGCGGGGGCGCAGCTCGCCGACAAGGCGGACGCGGCAGAGGTCGTCATTGAGGCCCGCAGCGGCGGAATCGGGACCTCTCACTCGGACTCGTTCGTCGGGGTCCCCGAGGTCGTGCTCCCCGGCATGATGACGATCCCGGAGCTTCGGCTGGCGACCCGGACCAAGCAGACCGGCGTGGCGAAGATCGGCATTGTGGCCTACGACGCCAAGACCCGGAGTCCGTTGGGGCCGGGGGGAATCGCACTCTCGAGCGCTCAGGACAACAACTGGTACGTCTTCGGCGTCGGCCCCTACCAGTCGGGGAACGTCCGCAACGAAGTCCAGCGGGCGACAACGGGGAACGCCGCGGTCTCGTACACGAACGTCCCGCCC of Planctomyces sp. SH-PL14 contains these proteins:
- a CDS encoding DUF6655 family protein encodes the protein MKRFLLLGLTAAGLAGCTSASTSNTARSATEQILISNAVDQSLDKMDFRPFAGKTVYFEEKYIDCVDKNYVISSIRHRLLKAGAQLADKADAAEVVIEARSGGIGTSHSDSFVGVPEVVLPGMMTIPELRLATRTKQTGVAKIGIVAYDAKTRSPLGPGGIALSSAQDNNWYVFGVGPYQSGNVRNEVQRATTGNAAVSYTNVPPVVAFASPRSMPKPPDAPPATQYADAPSVNDKAAAVSLPDWIEGSDRN